The genomic DNA AAAGCAGAATAAACAGCAGATTTTCTATCAAAAAGCTCACGAGCAATAAGGTAAGTCAATAAAACAGAAAAAAGGGACAAAATTACAACAGGCAGTCTGGCAGAAAACTCTGAAATCCCAAAAAGCTTATAAGATAAGGCAACAAGCCAGTAAGTCATAGGCGGCTTATTAAATCTTGACTGATAGTTATAGTAAATATCAAGATAATTTCCACTTTCCATCATTTCTCTTGCCGATTCAGCATAAAAGCTTTCGTTAGGAATCCATATATCGTTTACCCCAAGATTTTTAAAGAAAACAAATACACTTAAGAGAATAAGAATAAAAAAGATAAATCGTCTCTTATCCATTTTCCCTTATCTCCTTTACCTTTTCAGCCACATATCTTAAAAGTTCTTTCATCCCTTCACCTGTCACAGCAGAAACAGCAAAGAAAGGATACCCTCTTGATTCAAAATATTTCTTTGCCTCATCTATAACAGACCTGTCAGACAAAGCATCTATTTTTGTTCCAACAACAATTTGAGGTTTTTTAGCAAGCTTCGGGGAGTATAGTTCAAGTTCTTTATTAATTTTCTCAAAAGCTTCCTTAAAATCTCTTGTTTGATCTGACAAATCTATCAGATGAAGTAAAAGTTTTGTCCTTTCAACATGTCTTAAAAACTCATGCCCCAATCCTCTTCCTTTATGAGCTCCTTCTATAAGACCGGGGATATCCGCCACAACAAAAGAAAATCCATCAACCTCTGTTACACCAAGGATAGGCCTTAATGTGGTAAAAGGATAATCAGCTATTTCAGGCCTTGCTGCAGAGATTCTTGACAAGAAAGTGGATTTCCCGGCATTTGGAAAGCCTACCAACCCTACATCTGCTATCAGCTTTAACTCAAGCTCTATCCACCTTTCTTCTCCCGGCTCCCCCGGCTCAGCAAAATCGGGTGCTCTCCTTGTAGGAGTTGCAAAAGCCGCATTACCACGCCCTCCACGTCCCCCTTTAGCTACAACAAGCTTCTCCCCTTCCCTTGTAAGATCACCAAGAATCTCTCCAGTTTCTGCATCTTTTACAACCGTCCCAACAGGAACTTTTATAATAAGGTCTTCTCCACTTTTTCCAGTTCTTTTATTTCCTTCTCCGTGTCTTCCTCTTTCAGCTTTATAGTGCCTTTTATACTTAAAATCAAGCAAGGTATGGATGTTTTTATCTGCAACAAGGATAACACTGCCACCTTTTCCACCATCACCACCGGCAGGACCACCTTTAGGAATAAATTTCTCCCTTCTAAAAGCCACACAACCGTTACCGCCATCACCACCTTTAACAAATATTTTAACTTTATCTATGAAACTGGCCATACGAAACCTCCAGCAGTGCAAAATTCAGGGAATTTCTAAAAGGAAAGTTAAATTAAAGATGGTGAAAGTCAACTATAAAACTATATCCAGAGAGAATACTGATTTAAACCTGTATCTTCTGGGAAACCACATAAAATATTCATATTCTGGATAGCCTGACCAGAAGCCCCTTTCCCTATATTATCTATCGCAGAAATAGCAACCCCAAGCCCTGTTTCCTCATCTTTTGTTACATATATATCACAAAAATTTGTCCCGGCAACATGAGAAGTTTCAGGAGGGAAAGATTTAAGCCTTACAAATTTCTCATTTTTATAAAACTGGTTATAAACAGCCTGCAACTCTTCTTTTGCAGCATCTGTTTTAAAGTAGATGGTTGACAATATTCCCCTGTTCATAGGAACAAGATGTGGAGTAAATCTCACTTTTTTTAAACTTAACTTCTCAGCAATTTCTGGAGCATGACGATGGCCTTCAACAGCATAAGCCTTAAATGTCTCATTAACTTCGCAAAAAGTAAAAGATACAGAAGATTTCCTTCCAGCCCCGGTAACTCCAGATTTACTGTCGGCAATAACTGGATAATTTTCGTCAATCAAACCTGAGATTTTTGCAGGATAAAGTCCAAGTATAACAC from Desulfurobacterium atlanticum includes the following:
- the argC gene encoding N-acetyl-gamma-glutamyl-phosphate reductase gives rise to the protein MQDTSGQNVNISIIGASGYTGAELLRLLLFHPFVNILSLTSRQYAGQKVSDVFPHLYGSKVSKLVFTEFNVDTVASMSDVVFVCLPHRAAFPVVRGLYEKKPELKIIDFSADFRFDSPEIYEKVYGVKHHAKELFAKVAYGLPEIFRDEIKNKTIVANPGCYPTSVILGLYPAKISGLIDENYPVIADSKSGVTGAGRKSSVSFTFCEVNETFKAYAVEGHRHAPEIAEKLSLKKVRFTPHLVPMNRGILSTIYFKTDAAKEELQAVYNQFYKNEKFVRLKSFPPETSHVAGTNFCDIYVTKDEETGLGVAISAIDNIGKGASGQAIQNMNILCGFPEDTGLNQYSLWI
- the obgE gene encoding GTPase ObgE; its protein translation is MASFIDKVKIFVKGGDGGNGCVAFRREKFIPKGGPAGGDGGKGGSVILVADKNIHTLLDFKYKRHYKAERGRHGEGNKRTGKSGEDLIIKVPVGTVVKDAETGEILGDLTREGEKLVVAKGGRGGRGNAAFATPTRRAPDFAEPGEPGEERWIELELKLIADVGLVGFPNAGKSTFLSRISAARPEIADYPFTTLRPILGVTEVDGFSFVVADIPGLIEGAHKGRGLGHEFLRHVERTKLLLHLIDLSDQTRDFKEAFEKINKELELYSPKLAKKPQIVVGTKIDALSDRSVIDEAKKYFESRGYPFFAVSAVTGEGMKELLRYVAEKVKEIRENG